In the genome of Pempheris klunzingeri isolate RE-2024b chromosome 11, fPemKlu1.hap1, whole genome shotgun sequence, one region contains:
- the LOC139209236 gene encoding uncharacterized protein, with translation MLVTLFLLQADRELAVKGEDGRLYHWILPSFFQLLKDLVQEGREFAVLFRTFGTDLPRVLRAVQRALNEGAHPLFPDLPDLKLSVNMTSGKIRCSKKGVVLSRAEDRVSTCDGERGLYQYFSSVQGLGGFQDHFVWWAKNTFSICGGKPLWVDPFDQNVQHIFIDDNIRQNDRDTIVHPKVFLDPGGAETRTACTSELYDITLVQTDLLQAISDPSYFTQRVHICLKNYERNLQQGAG, from the exons ATGCTCGTGACTCTGTTCCtcctgcaggcagacagagagctggCTGTGAAGGGAGAGGATGGACGCCTGTACCACTGGATTCTGCCCTCCTTCTTCCAGCTGCTCAAAGACCTGGTGCAGGAAGGACGGGAGTTCGCCGTCCTCTTTCGCACGTTTGGAACCGACCTGCCTCGCGTGCTGAGGGCCGTTCAGCGAGCACTGAACGAAGGGGCTCATCCGCTGTTCCCTGATCTGCCTGATCTCAAG TTAAGTGTGAATATGACTTCGGGGAAGATCCGCTGCAGCAAGAAGGGGGTCGTCCTGAGCCGAGCCGAGGACCGCGTGTCCACCTGTGATGGAGAAAGAGGCCTGTACCAGTACTTCAGCTCGGTCCAGGGCCTGGGAGGCTTTCAGGACCACTTTGTCTG GTGGGCCAAGAATACCTTCTCCATCTGTGGGGGGAAGCCGCTGTGGGTGGACCCCTTCGACCAAAATGTTCAGCACATCTTCATCGACGACAACATACGGCAGAACGACAGGGACACCATAGTTCATCCCAAG GTTTTCCTGGACCCGGGTGGTGCAGAGACTCGCACGGCCTGCACCTCTGAGCTCTATGACATCACGCTGGTCCAGACCGACCTCCTCCAGGCCATCTCTGACCCGAGCTACTTCACTCAGCGCGTCCACATCTGCCTGAAGAACTACGAGAGGAacctccagcagggggcaggaTAG